A genomic region of Deltaproteobacteria bacterium contains the following coding sequences:
- the narI gene encoding respiratory nitrate reductase subunit gamma, with product MNLPNVFLFVGLPYAALLLFFVGTIQRYRNKGFKVSSLSSQFLETKALFWGTMPFHVGILVVFFGHLTAFLIPRGILLWNSNPLRLIVLHVTAFTFGLCILAGLLGLLVRRLTNRRVRMVTTRMDVALELLLLAQVVLGLWIAIGYRWGSSWFAADLTPYLRSLFAFDPNIVAVSAMPLVIKLHIVGAWTIVAIFPFTRLVHILVAPLHYLGRPYQRVMWNWDRKAIRDPATPWTRTRPKNN from the coding sequence ATGAATCTACCGAACGTCTTCCTGTTTGTGGGACTTCCTTATGCGGCGCTGCTCCTCTTCTTCGTCGGCACCATACAGCGCTACCGCAACAAGGGATTCAAGGTCTCTTCCCTCTCGTCTCAGTTCCTCGAGACGAAGGCGCTGTTCTGGGGGACGATGCCCTTCCACGTCGGGATACTCGTGGTCTTTTTCGGGCATCTGACAGCGTTCCTCATTCCGCGCGGGATCTTGTTATGGAACAGCAACCCGCTCCGCCTGATCGTGCTGCACGTCACCGCGTTCACCTTCGGCCTGTGCATTCTCGCCGGCCTGCTTGGCCTCTTGGTCAGAAGGCTGACCAACCGGCGCGTGCGGATGGTGACGACCCGGATGGACGTCGCCCTCGAGCTGCTCCTGCTCGCTCAGGTCGTGCTCGGCCTGTGGATCGCCATTGGCTACCGCTGGGGCTCGTCCTGGTTCGCCGCAGATCTCACGCCCTACCTGAGGTCGCTGTTCGCGTTTGACCCGAACATCGTGGCAGTGAGCGCCATGCCTCTGGTGATCAAGCTTCACATCGTCGGCGCGTGGACGATCGTGGCGATCTTTCCGTTCACTCGATTGGTTCACATCTTGGTCGCACCTCTTCACTACCTCGGGCGTCCGTATCAGCGCGTGATGTGGAACTGGGACCGCAAGGCGATACGCGATCCCGCCACCCCGTGGACCAGGACGCGGCCCAAGAACAACTGA